Genomic DNA from Bemisia tabaci chromosome 2, PGI_BMITA_v3:
TAAGGCACTGCAGTTGGACAAGTCCACTATCACTTATGCGAATTATTCAGGACTCTGGTGATTGTGGATTTCCCAGACCGTCAATGTCAAACCGCATAGGAGAGGCTCCTCTAGGTTGAGATTATTCGTTTTTTTTCGGGAGCTTCTATGGCATGATTTTTTCTACAACTTTCCTCATTGACTGATCTATTAATCGGATTCGTCAGATTGAACTTTCAGAGAGCATCTGGtatatttggaaaaaatttaaaataaaaaatttaaaaaagcgctCAAATATTTTGTAAGTATACCCCTGTCAAAGCTTCAGGGCATCCAAAATTGAGGGGATTGGAGGACAAGTTGCATAAGTGCAGTCTTTGTTAATTCAAGAAATGTGtgctcaaagtttcaaaattacattgagccttatggtGGTAAGGaggtttaaactcactttttgatactttaaagttgaattttagttgtgactttttcaaagaatatactttcaaactagttttagttgagttcatgaacatctcaattttttcaaaaactgcacttatgcgccttgtccttcaagctccTCAAGTGAAGATAAGGATAATGTGCCCTCATGTGCTCTGGATGAAGTATATGGAGCGTTTCATAGGATCTATGCGCACAGAGAGTTGGTAGCGAGTATCCCCTAATCCGTAACTTGCATCTTATACGCACACTTCAAGTAAAATCGTCACGACCTACCTCAGACAAGGATCATCCAAAATCAACATATTTAATATTGACTGACGCATCTACTCAGCCTTCTTTGATTCCGAGCATAATAACAGCAAACTTCATTCACTGGAACGGCGCACGGCACATAGCGCGTAAGCACAAAGACCGGAAGTTCACATTTTCGGGCGGATTTGGCATTATTCTAAGGATTCGAATCTTCAGTCATTTGGAAGTACATTCGTCGTCTCTTCTGATCTGACGGGGATCAAATTCtcctgatatttttttaaaaatttatattcAATCAGGATTGGTGAACAAataatttcatgagatttgtatTTCTGTGTAGAAAACAGTTTCCCATTCAATATTCACTGACGATAACTACTAAAGACCcgcaaactgaaattttgggaagAGGTGgttttatattttagtcggcTATTTTTCAGGGAATGACTGCTTGTATGAGGCACTGCTGCGTAGTATATAAGTactattcgatccaaaatgaaGCTTCTGTATATCTTCAACAGCAGACATCCTCATGAGATCACCCCTGTAACGAACCTGAGAGTTTTTTACTACCTTATGAATGTGCAGTATTAGTCTTTCTTAAGATTTGAAGTCAATTTCCACAACTGGTCCAATCACCCATTACGTAATTCAACGTAATATTATTATACGTTAAAACGATATAAcaccatggccggatttacctacttgccgcccatgggccgcctgtattttgccgccgccctcttctcattcattttgaaacatcaataaaaaccatcaagtgaacgtgccggagggagaagggtgcataagacgcgttcactcgtacGCCCTGTCAACTCTAcgagcaaaagttcacggaacttcgtgcgaaagttcagttccgtaaaccatatctctgtgtggacaaggcctttcatttgtaagaaatgaactaaaaaattaagaaagatcaaacataaatgtggtttaataattaaAAACCTCCGCCGCCGTgtcgcgctgaccacactgtatttggcgaaatgcgtgaagtattcatgtagtcttgtaggcactgtgcgtttcacgccgcgccgaccgctgttgaccgtaccgtgtttgacgcaatgcgagaagtattcatgcagtctcgtaggcgctaatatgttttacatgccgaccgccgcgtcgagggcttcaccttttcatctcaagtcctcgtcatcatttctctttgcgccgccccgctccaggccaaattacgtgtttggtttctctcttaactcaactaattaaaggtgcgcactcttttgtatcaccgaaatgcgacaaaattagaaatcaatgaactctcaggaagtgggagattttgtcaccttttcttgtttgtaattttattctgaatccgatttttttgtacctgcatttaaaaaaattgcaaaatttgccgccccctaattttgccgccatgggccgcggcccgtgtggctacccccttaatccggccctgtataaCAGCTCATATACTTTTAATGGTTACTTATCTATGCATTGCTATgctattttttgtttaaaaatatatttaaggaACTTAAGAACTTTCCCAACAAAACGGCATAGAGCAGACAAAAACAGGTTTGAGAATATTGTATCCAAGGTTTTTATTCTTGCGTAAGTAGCGATCGCTTTATGTGAAGTAACCGACAAACCATGCTATTTATTAAATATATCCTTGCAAATATATCTAGAGATACTCAAAACCAAAATATAAAATCAGATTTCTAGTTCGTAATATTTAATACGGGATTTTTGTAATATTATGCTTGATCAGGAAGAATGTGTCTTTGAGGGATACACTAAAAAcggtaaacaaaaaaaaaaaactagttgaTGTAAAGTACCTCTTATGGAGATTTTATAATAGTAAGAAAAGCAATAAAATGAAACAACATCAAAAAGTTTCGTAAAATCCTAGGAACAAAATAAAGAGTCTGTCTTGCTTGACTATACGTTAGCTAAACGAAACAGTACAGTCCTATACTTATTTTACACGCAGCCACAACCGGTATACAGTCTAAATCTGTAAAAATGCTATTTTGTGCTGTTTGTACTTTAGGTAGATTTCAGGGTCCTGTGAACTAAAGTCAAACAATCGGCTCATCATCTGTGGCGCGGATGTTCACCTAATATTACGTGATACGACGGGAAGAGAGTTCGCGACTTGTGGATGCAGATAAATGCAACGATATGATAAGCAACCGTCTCCTGTGATAATATCCGTGCGTGCATCGATTTGCAGGGTTCGATGTTGAATGAACGGGAAGCATCGCGAAAGAATAAGTTTTTCGGATgggttttaaatttatttatggAAATTTCATACCTCGTCCCTTTACTTCATCACCCAAATTATTCACAGGGGTTAtatatactgccgcgctaacgCAGagtgccgtatgagcctttagacgttcccaactttccttagataaaacatgaatctttagagaaatatttgaatgtctctttttgaatttttcatagaatttcgtTCGGAACTAGatctaaatggacgtatttctatcaaacggacctaagcgccatagggtgaggaaggtaaaggggggcttggattggcggcggaatcgggcgtccggcttattccgtcctatgctcgcaatgcttttcaatggcgcttaggtccgtttgacagaacgcgctatccgggattctaaatacCTCATAAGGAACTCAAAtttgcgcttagttccgtttgatagaaatacgtccaaattatctgaacatttcaagagagaatattcatggctcttatggaaaatgaaaatttcatcgtaggaaatttggcaactcttgaatgtgcattcgatgtttttcctcagtacggtaAAGTATCGTCGCTCTACTGATGTAAGAGCAAATCTCAATTTCTGCAGGAGAACTgacctacattttgcaataaggagctactATTTTTGACTCGTTTTAGAAACAAAGGCACGTGCCACAAAAGTTTCGTGGTTCACATAGGTTCTTTTATGagtgagccaaaaatagtggttcctttttgcagaatgtagtcAAAGTCAGTCCAGAATCAGGTTATTGGACGGCAGGCATGCGTATCATTGTACTGCTGCATGTTGAACACGTTGACACAGTAGCGAAGCGAGAAGGAGAGACGGTAAGAGGTGGTTTTCCTGAGGCAGTAGCACCTATCTCCACGGCATTGTCCGCCGTGTATTTTGTTGCCGGCGTCCATAAAATAGCAGATCTTGGAAGCGGAGTCTTGGTAGAGGTTGGCGACGGCGTGCGAGAAGCGGCAGAAGACGGCGCAGAGCATATCCTCCGGTCGACCGAGGAACTGCTCATCCCTGAACACGACTTTGTTCGGGAAGAAACTTGCGACGTCCTGCAGGAAACACGGGTCGATCATCTTGCTCATCAGAACGGGGATCATTTTCCGAAACCGCGACTCAAGCAACGGATCCAACAGCCATAACCCATGCATCTGCAGCGAAAGAGTAAAGCGGTATAGAAGGGCTTGCCAAGGGTAGTTTGCACAAATTATGTATGTGCTAGGGGGTACGCCACCTGGCCGCCACGTGGCTCAATTCTGGTTGGCGTTTCGTGGGTCTCCATGAGTAAATCTAAATAGAACTGGCTCAGGGCTCATCTAAGAAATATCTCCTATCAATAGctgcaaaataaatgaaaatttgctcGGTATATATTTGGACgcacttctgccaaacggaactatagacgagtgggaacaatgggacgcgtttgctacagcgccttgatacaactatacaacttcgacggatgtccgtattgcgttcaaaaaattgaaggcgttttgactccctgctcatactacctgtagttgattcgatcgacagacgcgttggtcggcggtgacggggacttgatgcaaccatttgaacttgatggatgtccgtatcgcaccgactgaagtgcgaaaccacgcatctccattgcggtgtttaaaaatttccgttcttatttcatgagaaacaatccGAATTTACGACTATAGATTTTGAACCAtttcttctgctatcgaatacaaaaaaaattttggcgaaaaCCAGTCGCCATCTTGCAATCAATGAGTATTTGATGGGTTCATTTGATCATGGGACATAGGCTTCAGCGCGTCGTCAAAGAAGACATTCTTTTCAAGCCTTACCTTCCATTCACATGTCTAGAAAGCAACTTAGCCTGTTTTACCCCCTGaaatgcaatttatttttcataaaagtgCGGAGGAAAACAATTTGCAGGCCACGCACAGTTGATCGAGTCGATCAGGAAGGTTGGACACGTTGGACGAAGGTTTGACTGTTCTGTGGACTTAAGCAACTGAACTCTGAAACATTCACGAGTTTTAGATTTACCTTATCTGTTTTCTTCCGGTACAAGCTGTACACTTTCTTTGCGggctttaaaagtttccagtCGAGCCAAGCTGGTCCCCTCCAGTCCAATGAAACATCCTGGTAAATGAAAGTATGTGCATAATAATTGATAACTTGTTATGAAACTGATCATTAATTTCCTATGAACCATTGACGTCAAAGGCTACAATGCCGTATGAGGCAGATTCTCGCCTTGTTTACCTAATAATTTGAGCATTTCactattttataaaatttgccAGGCTTCCTGATACGAAGGATGGTAGTAACTATTGATGGCATACGCCCTCAGATGCAAGCCAGTCCAATCCTGATCAAAtgatcaaaacaaaatttaataaataaaagcaATGAAAAGGCTAACGATGagttcaaaactgtcaaaatatACACTGCACTTTTAAAGCTACTATATCGATATATGTAAATCCAGATATCATCATCATCGAGATGAGAGCATAATATTAATCATAGTACAATAATCGAGCACTGTTTTACTTTTTGGATACATACTAACCGGAATTTTCATTGGCCGATCTTTAACTAGCATGTAGACATCGTACTCCGTAACAACTACGCCTAGATAAGCTACGTAGGCGTGGATGTAGGCGGCGGTGACGTTCGGCCTTCCGAAAGCCCAACTGAGATCCGGGGTGGCCAGATAGTCGACCAGGTTCTCTTGCACTGCCTTGTCCGGGATCATAGACAACCAATCTTCCGTCTTTTTTCTGTAAAACTCCAGCTTCTCTGGCGCGCATTCAAACTGAGGGACTTGGACCACATGTTCAGATCCGACCCACAACTCAGCTGGTAGTTCGTCCCTTTTCATGTCCGAAAACTCATAGTGGCCTCCGTCGCTGTCCAGAGGCCGGTGCGTTGCGTAGAAAGtattttccgagtaaaaattaaatcggtCGATGAATTTTGGAAAGCTGAAAGTAAACCGCATGCATTGGACAACCGCCTAAAAAAGATAGAAACAGAGTCGGACTGTATAAGTGCGCAAAAAAGCTGGGTTCCCTTTGCAGCTAACTAAGAAAAATAGCTCGATCATATAAACCTGGTGGAAGGCACAATGTTCAATATCGGCAGTACTGTTCGGTTCATGTACCCGCACTTTTGGTTCTAAGAAACGTATCCTCGGTTCGTGCAACCGAGCTTATTGTAATGTTTGGTTTGGTTTTGTTTAAAGCTCAGTTATAGGATAACCGAATGTACGGTTCTTAAAACCGAGAGAGAGCGATT
This window encodes:
- the LOC109033774 gene encoding uncharacterized protein — protein: MPRGWRMAACIWVLLANFLVHVLTEFYIQFRLDRNKSLVGKILGNDYYDHPEWRIYSCRDSEDHGDRGDRGDRGDRGDKRRASLNNTAVVQCMRFTFSFPKFIDRFNFYSENTFYATHRPLDSDGGHYEFSDMKRDELPAELWVGSEHVVQVPQFECAPEKLEFYRKKTEDWLSMIPDKAVQENLVDYLATPDLSWAFGRPNVTAAYIHAYVAYLGVVVTEYDVYMLVKDRPMKIPDVSLDWRGPAWLDWKLLKPAKKVYSLYRKKTDKMHGLWLLDPLLESRFRKMIPVLMSKMIDPCFLQDVASFFPNKVVFRDEQFLGRPEDMLCAVFCRFSHAVANLYQDSASKICYFMDAGNKIHGGQCRGDRCYCLRKTTSYRLSFSLRYCVNVFNMQQYNDTHACRPIT